CtttcattaatgcggctagcTATGTGGGTGTAGAGCATTGAATGCGAAGGCGTTGGGTGCTTTACCTGAAATCTTCATTTATTTACTTGATGCAAGCCTTCCTTCGGTTCCTCGTCCAAAGGCTTGATGGTTTGTGGCCAGATCTCGACCCTCTGAGGAGTGCCTATGTACCTCCACACTCCTTAGGACCATTAGCCTCCTCGGCCTTCGAGGAGGTGACCCTTAATTTTGGTTTCCTTTTATTGTCTTCTCGTTCTCAGCTTTCCTCCCCTTCACAGTATCTTCGCAAGATAATTTTTAGGAGAACTTATCATCTTTTAAGCTCAATTGAATATACAAAAACTGTCTAATTTAAtattaaacatgaaaaaaatgaatttgagaaaataaaaactacctTGTTTCTATAATTACTAGATCGATTGACAAATTCTATTGGTTTTTATGATTATCATTGGACTAACTCAAACATTTGAGGGGGGCGGGGGAATTCTATTCTTGtagctaaatatttaaaaattttaatacttacaaataatataaaagaattaaaaaaaaaaaatggccccCCCCAAGCATTGCTATAGCTCCACCCTTAATGGTAGGAGTTCTCATATTACTTTACTTGGCAACCGATTCGAATGATAGTCACATCAAGGTCTCAGTGGCACACGTGGTATTATCCATTACCTTCACGTAGGATGGGGTCGATGAGTCCACTCCAAATACCTCCTTTTTAATttagcaaacaaaaaaaataatattctaaGGATGAAAGCCACAACCTAAGATGATTTATGTTATTTGGATATTCTCTTAGCGAATTTTGTAGTAGATTTTCTATTGCATATGCACTCCCTAAATTACGGAACTTGCGATAAAGTTTCCACTTGATTTAAAGATGGCAACTtctgtatcaaaaaaaaaaaaaagatggcaacttcaataaatttaaaataaatacattaatgcaaaaaatgaGAATGAGATTGGATCCTAGTTACAATATGagtaaaaaggaaaataatatagGCAAATCACTTAATCTATGtcctataatttaattttataggcTAAGCTAcgaaatgataaaattttatgtcCGTTTTGCTCTGTCATAAGATTGATGTATTCAGGTACAATGACCAATATAAACCAATTTTACCATTCGATCactcaaataatttataaacatCTGTAAAAGAGAACACATGAAGAATTTGACAAAGTCCACATTTACCATTCAACCAGAAAGAAAACTAATGCTAATCAAGATAAACAAGTTGTAATCCTAAGAGTctcaaacaaaacataaagaTCCTTACCATAAATGAAACTAGAATTAAGCTATAGCCATAATTTACGTGAACAAACTACCTAAACCTAAAATGCAGGAGAGTAATTATAATGCATGAAATGTGTGATCCCGTGAAACTGCTAAGAAGgtaatagattttaaaaaaaaaaaaaaaattatttcttagaAACAGACAAACATATAAAGTAGAGGATTTGGGGTTCTAAGTTTCTAATATATTTTAGCTACATTGCTGCTAAAATGATGCTCcaacagtggagctaaatctaaaaattttagcttcactgctatagtgcacatctaaaaatagatgtgcactgttcatgaggagcaaaaaaaaaaatttattattttaatcatccggtagattaaaataatgcctctctctctctctctctcacattcactctctctctctctctctctctcatctctgaAGTCTGAACATCACTCTCCCTCAATCCGGTCTCTCAGTCCCTTACTCCGGTCTCACTCCCTCACTCCGGTCTCTCACTCTTGCACTCCGGTCGGCCTCTCACTCCCTCACTTTGGCCGGCCTTTCACTCTCACTCcgatctctcactctctcaacttCGATCAACCAAGCCGCCACTCTGTCACTCCGATCTTTCACTCTCTCAACTTCGATCACCCAAGCCGCCGCTCTGTCACTCtgatctctcactctctcaactccgATCACCCAAGTCGCCGATCCATCGCTTCTGCCGACCTAGCTCGCTGACGTGATCGGTGCTTGCTCGTCGTGGgggctttattttttattttattattttttttttcttgttgtggactggtggtggtggtgctgctGGTGGTGTTGTGGCTGTGGaaaaagattggagatttgttttttttttttttaatttttaaattttttttatttatttctgcTGTGgaccggtggtggtggtggtggttgtggatttgtgggttcaatttgggttgagttttttttttttttttttccttgctgtggactggtggccggtggtggtggaggtggtggtggtggttgtggattTGTGGGTTCGATTTgggttggtgttttttttttttccttctttcctgcTATGGACTTGtggccggtggtggtggtggaggatgtttgtgctgtggtggtggtggtgatatattattttattgtagtagaaatattattattttattgtagtagaaatattattttattgtgatgaatatattattttattgtgttgaaagctaaaataaatctACTGCTACAGCATGTGtgtaagtaaaatagataaagtaacttttggtggagctaaattgctaaaaatttagctccactactgTGGATGATCTAATAATGTAAACCTAAATGCTAATTCTATGTAACAATATTAAATTCTACAATATTTATTGTACATAttcgaccaaaaaaaaaatattaattcttTATTGTGCACAAcaatattaaatttcaaatcagTTTAATGGGCAATCACATGTGAAAgcatttttttctcacaaaaaaaaaaaaaaaaaagtgaaaacattTTAATTCTACATTGTATAcgaaatttatttataaattagaaccaatttgtattttcattttccattattttataCAGTACAATAATTAGAACATAATCCTGGAACTTCAAGgcttaaatgaaaataatgttaatttatgtgaatatatatatatatatatatattttacctaCATCAAAACTTGGTTAATGGAGCCAATCCTAtacttttttatccatcaatGTCTTAATCCTCCCCTACGTTGGACCCTCTCTGTTTTTTCGCTCATCTAATACCGTTCTCTGACCTAATCTTTTTTGCTAAATTAAAAGTAGTGATTAATTATAATGTATacataataaaacaaaaggggATGTAGCTCACATGGTAGAGCGCTCGCTTTGCATGCGAGAGGTACGGGGTTCGATACCCCGCATCTccaccttcttttctttctttctctttttcctcttttctatGTTTGTTAACTTTGTCTGTGTCCTTTTTGAGTCTGTTGACCTTTTACCGCCTAGTTCTACTAGACTTTCTAGTTGGTGTTAAGTCGTGTAAAAAAACGAACGGTGTGAAAGTGAAACCAATTTAAAGCTCTATAGCCTGCTAAAAAGACTGACCCCACTTCTCGACTTGGACTAGTACTTGCCTCACTTCTTCACTTCTTCACTCTTCTCATTCCCAatccctctccttctctctctttgcatGGAGCTCTCACTCTCTCCTTCGTCTTCACTTCGAATTCACTGCTTAAACACACAGTTTAAGACACCCTTTCCCTTTCATCATAAAAAGATACCCACTAAGCCCACAATTACTACCAAATCTCACCACTCTCTCTTAAGATTAAGATTTCCTTCACTTTCCCTTTACACTCACACTACTTCCTCAATCCCTGCTTCAACCACACTACACACAAGGCGCAATTCCATCCGGGTACGTTTCATTTTCTTGAACTACTTTGAGTTttttgtcaaaataaaaatagggaGTAATTGGAAAGGAAACATAttcaaaaattgtttctttgggtctgtttaatttctttaaattcaTGTGTTTTATACAAATATCATCACTTTTGCACTTTGCCCAGTTCATTTTTACTCTAGATAAAGGAAAATGAGCAGTTCAGGCAGGATAGTACTAGACAGTAATACAATAAGGATATGATTTTTGGtgtataaaaaatgataatttgattCGACAATGTCATCTATTCAATTTTAGAACTTGATTCGGTTTAATTTAAtacattaattatattataGTTGGGTTCTTTGTGGTTACTGAGACCAAAGACTATATAATCTCTATGAGTGGCATTAATGTGAAGTGGGATATTACCAGGCCTGCACTCAGGTAGGAGCAGCTGGATCTGAGCCAGTACTGAATAAATTTTCGGATTTTAAAGATGCGTGCTGGAGATTTCTTAGACCACATACCATTCGGGGAACAACTCTAGGGTCCATGTAAGTGATTACCAAAagatgacattttttaatgaGGGTTTGCTCATCTTTTGCTCAATCCAATCCATGCCTTAATCTTTAATATGTTTGCAGTGCTTTGGTGGCAAGAGCGTTGGTTGAGAACTCGCATTTGATAAAGTGGACTCTACTATTTAAGGCATTCTCTGGTCTTTTTGCTTTACTATGTGGGAATGGCTATATAGTTGGAATTAATCAGATCTACGATGTTCAAATCGACAAGTAAGTAGTGAACATGTACATGGACTTTTCTGTTACTAGTATATTGCATGTTGAAAACAATTTATATAACTGGATTCTCCCTAGTTTGTTAAACTGTTTGTGGAAGTATGCATGTTAAATTTTATGACCTTAGCCTCTTTCTGTTTCATTTGCAGGGTAAACAAACCTTATTTACCTATAGCAGCAGGGGATCTTTCAGTTCAATCTGCTTGGTTTTTGGTGATATTTTTTGCAGTGACTGGCCTATTGATTGTTGGGTTGAACTTCGGCCCATTCATCTCCTCTCTTTACTGTCTTGGTCTTTTTCTTGGCACCATCTATTCAGTTCCTCCATTTAGGATGAAGAGATTTCCAGTTGCAGCATTTCTTATAATTGCCACGGTATGGCTTGTTTTCTCCCCTGCTAACAATTTTGGCTATTGAAGACCACACAAGATTAGATAACTTGATATCTGTTTAGGCTGAGGCACAAACTTTGAAAAACATGATTGGTGTGTAAGATTTAGTCATCCTCAATTTCACTGATTGATGATGAAGGAGAAAAGGGttgttagattacattttaAAGTCATCAATATTTAACTTATTTCcgagaaagaaaaggacaacTTTTTGTAATAGAAATGCAAAATGGCTCATTTTAAGCCGTGGCCAGTGAAGTTGAAAAGGGTTATCAATTCATATTCTAAGATGACATTGTCCTCACTAAGTTCAGAGGAAGTAAGAAGACcctaccaaaaaagaaaagtagctACACACACATGCACGTACATACATTTGTACCCACACTcatattatttagttatatatttGTAATGAAGTAGTAAAACTTAGAGCCatgtacctaaaaaaaaaaaaaaaaaactcagagcCAAGAAGAATAAGTTCAATGGGTTCAAGTCTGAGAAGGAAAAAATTGTTTGTCAGGTTTCCAGGTGGGAAACATGGTGATGGAGGTTGTTGTTGCATACAATTGATGATGTTATTTTGCTTGCGTTAGCACAATAATTTACAATTAGCTTGCCAGATGAATCTCTAAACAGACCGTGgaattaaccaaaaaataacTTTGCAGGTACGGggttttcttcttaattttggtGTATATTATGCCACTAGAGCAGCCCTTGGACTTACATTTGAGTGGAGGTGGGTTACCATTTATTATATATCCATCATAACCTAATTGAGTAATATGAAACTGTAGCTCACATGTTTCACCCAGGGTTCAAAGAAATGGGCATTATGGGCTTCCTGAATCACCAGCCCAGGACCTTTTAAGTTGATGCCTTCATTGTAACTtataacaagaaacaaataactTAAAGGTAGAATTAGGTTTGGCATTACGTACTTCACTATATAGAGGGCTTCAGAAAGATACCCCTATCTATCTGGTCTGACTCCAGTCCTCGGAAGATCTAGAACCACTCTG
The sequence above is drawn from the Quercus robur chromosome 7, dhQueRobu3.1, whole genome shotgun sequence genome and encodes:
- the LOC126692801 gene encoding homogentisate solanesyltransferase, chloroplastic; amino-acid sequence: MELSLSPSSSLRIHCLNTQFKTPFPFHHKKIPTKPTITTKSHHSLLRLRFPSLSLYTHTTSSIPASTTLHTRRNSIRACTQVGAAGSEPVLNKFSDFKDACWRFLRPHTIRGTTLGSIALVARALVENSHLIKWTLLFKAFSGLFALLCGNGYIVGINQIYDVQIDKVNKPYLPIAAGDLSVQSAWFLVIFFAVTGLLIVGLNFGPFISSLYCLGLFLGTIYSVPPFRMKRFPVAAFLIIATVRGFLLNFGVYYATRAALGLTFEWSSPVAFITSFVTMFALVIAITKDLPDVEGDRKYQISTFATKLGVRNIAFLGSGLLLLNYVASVLAAIYMPQAFNRSLMIPAHVILALILIFQAWVLEQANYTKEAIAGFYRFIWNLFYAEYIIFPFI